GCGATCCCGGCCGCTTCTTCCTGCTGCGCGAGTCGGTGCGCCTGCTGCCGCTCTCGCTCGACACCGCCTCGGCCGCCGAGGTGCGCGCACGCGCCATGCAGCTCGCCGCGCGCGACCCGGGCTTCGCCTCGCTGCGCGCGAAGATCCACAGCTTCCCCGACGGCGACGACGCCCTGCGCGTGCGCGAGTACGCCGCGCAGGGGCGCGCCGGGATGCGCGGCGACTACGAGTCGCTGGCCGAGCAGATCGAGCGCCTCTACGCGCCCGAAGGCGCCGCCAAGGCGGTGCTGGCGCTGGCGCCGATCATCGGGCACGGCGACGTCGCGAAGCAGCTCCGCGAGAAGAGCGACGAGTTCGCGGCCGAGGTCAACATGGGGCGGCGCTTCGCCGCCGCCGCCAAGCTGCTGCGCCTCCTGCGCGAGTCCTTCCCGGAGATCGACGACCCCGAGGTCGCGCTGCGCACCCTGATGACGAGCCTCGCGCTCGAGCGCGAGGCCTACGCCGCCGGCGCGGAGGCGCTCACCAGGCTCGCGAGCTCGACGCGGCGCAGCCGGCTGTGGCTGATGGCGTACGGCGCCGAGGCGCTCTACGGCATCGGCGTCCTCGGCCCGCGCGAGCTCGCCGAGGCCGAGGCCGCCGTGAAGAGCATCGAGTCGCGCAACCCGACCCTGCGCCAGTACCGCGAGGTGGTGCTCTACCTGTCGCGGATTCCCGAGTGGAGCGGGCTGCGGCTCGACTTCCGCTTCGGCCGCCAGATCCAGCGCTGGGCGCCCTTCGAGCCGCTCGTCCGGCAGTACCCCGTCGACCGCCTGCGCGGGAGCCCCCTGCTCTTCTACAGCGGCGTCCTCGACACGATGGTCGCCGACGCCAACGAGCGGGCCGGCGTGATCCACGAGGTGATGGGCGAGCGGGTGGGGGGCGGCTTGCGCGCGCTCAACCCGGGCCTCGCGCGCGGCGTGCTGCGCGCCGCCGACGACGGCGCGCACATGGACCGCCTCGACCCGAAGGGCATCTACCTGCTCCCGGAGACCACGCCCGACATCTCTCCGGTGTCGGGGATCCTGACGCGCGGTGCGGGCAGCTCGGTCTCGCACGTCCAGCTCCTGGCGCGCAACCTCGGCATCCCGAACGTGCTCGTGAACGAGGATCTGGTGGCGCGGCTGCGCGACGAGGCGGGCGCCCGCGCGGTGCTGGCCGTGAGCCCCGGCGGCGCGGTGCGGCTCGCCGCCGACGGCAGCCAGTGGGACGCCGTCTTCGGCGTCGAGAGCCAGGCCCCGCGCGACGCGCTGCTCCAGCCCGACATGCTGAAGATCGACCTCGCCACGACCACGCCGATCCCGCTCGCGAACCTGCGCGCGCTCGACGCCGGCCGCGTGTGCGGCCCGAAGGGCGCGAACCTGGGCGAGCTGCGCTTCCACTTCGGCCGCCAGGTGCCCGACGGCTTCGTGATCCCCTTCGGCGCCTTCCGGCGCTTCCTCGACGAGCCGATCGAGAAGGGCGGGCCCTCGGCGTGGACCTGGCTCGCGGGCCGTTACGACGAGATCCAGCGCGCCGGTATGGGGAGCGCGCGCGGCCGGCGGCTCGCCGAGGAGACCCTCGCGCGGCTGCGCCGCTTCATCGCCGAGGCCCCCTTCGTGCCGGGCTTCGAGACCGATGTCGAGTGGGCGCTGCGCGAGCAGTTCGGCGCGCCCGGCCGCTACGGCGTGTTCGTGCGCAGCGACACCAACGTCGAGGACCTGCCCGGCTTCACCGGCGCCGGGCTCAACCAGACGGTGCCGAACGTGGTCGGCAACGAGGCGATCCTCGCGGCCATCCGCACGGTCTGGGCCTCGCCCTTCAGCGAGCGCTCCTTCGCCTGGCGCCAGTCCCACATGAGCGATCCCGAGAACCTCTTCGCCTCGGTCGTGGTGCAGGAGGCGTTCCCGGCCGAGAAGTCCGGCGTGCTGGTGACGGTGGACGTCGAGGACGGGAGCCGGAAGTGGCTCACGATCGCAACCAACGAGGGCGTCGGCGGCGCCGTCGACGGCCAGGCCGCGGAGGTCCTGCTGGTGAACGCCTCGAGCGGCGTGACCCGGCTGCTCGCGCCGGCGGCCACGCCGATGAAGCGGGTGCTCTCGCCCCGCGGCGGCATCGTCGAGGAGCGGGCCAGCGGCACCGAGTGGGTGCTCCAGCCCGGTGAGGTGCGCCAGCTCGTGCGGCTCGCGCGCGAGGTGCCGGAGAAGCTCGCGACGATGCGCACCGCCACCGGCGAGCCGATCCCGGCCGACGTCGAGTTCGCGTTCGCGGACGGGCGGCTGGCGCTGCTCCAGATCCGGCCCTTCAACGAGAGCAAGCGCGCGCAGCGCAGCCAGTACCTGGCCCAGCTCGACGCCGAGGCGCGCGGGCGCGACGACGAGCCGGTGTGGATCGGCGGCGTGCCGGGCCGGCCGGATCCGGCGGCCGAGGCCGCGAAGAAGCAGGAGGAAGAGCGGGTGGCTGCCGAGGAGGCCGCGCAGAAGGCCGCCGAGCGGCGCGACCGCCAGCGCAGGGGGGTCCGATGAAGTGGAGCGCGGCGTGGATCCTGGCGCTGTCCTGCTGGCTCGCACCGGCGGGCGCGCGCGCGTACCCGGTCGACGCCTGGGACGAGACCGGCATCCAGCGGCTGCTCGCCTTCGACCTCGCGCGCGCCCCGCTGCTCGAGCAGGGCGGCGCCGTGCCGGGCGGCCTGTGGTCGAAGCAGCAGGTGCGGCTGCGCCTGGTCGGCGTCGACTTCCGGATGCCGCGCCCGGACCCGGCCTTCAGCGGCGAGATCCGCCGCCTGCTCGGCGGCGACGCCGGCGGCTACGGCGTCGTGGTGCTCGACCTCTCGGACCCGAAGCGGCCGCTGCTCGCCGAGCACAACGGGGGCTTCACCCAGATCCCGGGCAGCGTCGGCAAGATCATGGTGGCGCTCGCCTGGTTCCAGGCGCTCGCGGACCTCTATCCGAAGGACGTCCACGCGCGCAACCGGCTGCTCGCGGAGACCGTCGTCACCGCCGACGCCTTCATCCAGAACGACAAGCACGACGTGCCGGTCTGGCATCCCGGCGACCCGCGCGTGCTGCGCCGCCCGATCGCGCTCGGCGACCAGGCGAACCTGTGGACCTGGATGGACTGGATGATCTCGGCGTCGTCGAACGCGGCGGCGAGCCAGATGATGGCGCACCTGGTCCTGCTGAAGCACTACGGCGCCGCCTACGACGGCTCGCCGGCCCAGGCGGCCGCGTTCTGGGCGCGCGGCAGCGGCGCGGCGGGGATCCTGTCGAACGCGATGGCACGCGCGGCGCGCGGGAGCGGCCTCGACCCGGGCCAGCTCTCCCAGAACAGCCTCTTCACCCGCACCGGCCGGGCGCGCATCCCGACCAGCGGCAGCACCTCGACCCCGCGCGGGCTCCTCACCTACCTGGTGCGGATGGAGCAGGGCAAGCTCGTCGACCCGTGGTCGAGCCTCCAGATCAAGCGCCTGCTCTACCTCTCCGACGTGCGGATCCGCTACGCCTCGCAGCCCGCGCTCGCCGACTCGGCCGTCTACTTCAAGTCCGGCTCGCTCTACGGCTGCCGCACCGAGCCCGGCTTCGACTGCGGCAAGTACCACGGCAACACCAAGAACTACATGAACTCGATCGCCGTCGTGGAGAGCGAGGAGGACGGCCGGTCGCTGCACTACATCGCGGTGGTGCTCTCGAACGTCCTGCGCAAGGACTCGACCGACGTGCACCGCGAGCTCGCGCTCGGCATCCACCGCGCGATCGAGGCCCGCCACGGGGTGCGCCCGAAGCCGATGCTCGCGCCCGCCACCGAGCCCTCCCCCGCCACCGCGGACGCACCGGTCCCGAAGAAGCCCCCCGAGGTCGAGCCCCTTCAGCGCGACGACGAGTGAGGGGGCGCGAGCCGGTCGCTCCGCCGGAGCTCCGGCGCGGCTTCGTAGACCGCCGCTCCCACCCGCTCGGGGTAGTCGTCCGGGAAGGTCCAGAGCCCGCGGCCCGGGCCGTGCTCGAGGCCGCGCCAGGCCGGGTCGAAGGGGTAGATCATCGAGAGCAGCACGTCGGTCGAGATCCACGGGTTCGCGACCCAGTAGCCGTGGCCGCGCATGCCGCCGAGCTCGTGGGGCCCGGGCACGCCCGCGACGTCGATCCCGACCAGCCGCTCGTCGGAGGCCAGCGTCTCCAGCTCCTCGCGCTCGAGCTCCTCGAAACGGGGCCGGCCGATCCGCGACGCCCGCGCCAGGAGCGCCGCGAACCAGAGCGCTCCGTCGTTCTCCGATAGATACACCTCGGTGCGACGGGAGAGGTCGCGCAGCGCCGGCAGGTGCGAGCGGGCGAAGGTCTGCAGGTCCACGTCCGCCGCCACGAAGATCGCGTTGGCGATCCGGTAGCGGCGCTGGAGCGCGTCGGGATCCTCGTCCGGGTGGCGCGCGCGCAGCAGGGCGAGCGCCTCGGCCAGGAGCGGCCCCCCGCAGCTGAACCCGATCAGGTTGAGGCGCCGCGCCTGGCTGCGCGTCGCGACCAGCTCGACGAGATCCGCGATGTCGGGCACGAAGGCGCGCGCCCGCGGGCAGTCGACCAGGTAGTTCCAGACGGAAGTGCCCGTCGGCCAGCTGAAGGCCATCACCGCCGAGGAGCGGCCGAGGTAGTGGCCCCACCCGCCCATC
The nucleotide sequence above comes from Deltaproteobacteria bacterium. Encoded proteins:
- a CDS encoding phosphoenolpyruvate synthase; this encodes MRHRGRAALLVSLVLLAAGSAAAQPLPPPDTLRSWIVGFKESERGPFELIRWFCHDGRIRPARAGCGGENMGVQHGDWNPQARAMRANGYAVANVLVALEPQRFVGPDADLDAWTQILLERFLVGFDDGWIFRGAYGYRGAFQIEDEEKAARQIVLAMLADRRWRDPGRFFLLRESVRLLPLSLDTASAAEVRARAMQLAARDPGFASLRAKIHSFPDGDDALRVREYAAQGRAGMRGDYESLAEQIERLYAPEGAAKAVLALAPIIGHGDVAKQLREKSDEFAAEVNMGRRFAAAAKLLRLLRESFPEIDDPEVALRTLMTSLALEREAYAAGAEALTRLASSTRRSRLWLMAYGAEALYGIGVLGPRELAEAEAAVKSIESRNPTLRQYREVVLYLSRIPEWSGLRLDFRFGRQIQRWAPFEPLVRQYPVDRLRGSPLLFYSGVLDTMVADANERAGVIHEVMGERVGGGLRALNPGLARGVLRAADDGAHMDRLDPKGIYLLPETTPDISPVSGILTRGAGSSVSHVQLLARNLGIPNVLVNEDLVARLRDEAGARAVLAVSPGGAVRLAADGSQWDAVFGVESQAPRDALLQPDMLKIDLATTTPIPLANLRALDAGRVCGPKGANLGELRFHFGRQVPDGFVIPFGAFRRFLDEPIEKGGPSAWTWLAGRYDEIQRAGMGSARGRRLAEETLARLRRFIAEAPFVPGFETDVEWALREQFGAPGRYGVFVRSDTNVEDLPGFTGAGLNQTVPNVVGNEAILAAIRTVWASPFSERSFAWRQSHMSDPENLFASVVVQEAFPAEKSGVLVTVDVEDGSRKWLTIATNEGVGGAVDGQAAEVLLVNASSGVTRLLAPAATPMKRVLSPRGGIVEERASGTEWVLQPGEVRQLVRLAREVPEKLATMRTATGEPIPADVEFAFADGRLALLQIRPFNESKRAQRSQYLAQLDAEARGRDDEPVWIGGVPGRPDPAAEAAKKQEEERVAAEEAAQKAAERRDRQRRGVR
- a CDS encoding alpha/beta hydrolase, whose translation is MRHSRAPALLVLAVLALACGDGSERRWTLFPAPVLWKDARLDLTRRVAPEHRDTDVRVLYATTRAPAPEGAPERYSRRPDEAVRLGLAEVQLGEPGWSFDDLVASDRDSAPDALRPARVTRVTEFGVRGEGGTAEQAFVAAIDRQVASSPSGEAVIYVPGYRVTFEQVMVLMGGWGHYLGRSSAVMAFSWPTGTSVWNYLVDCPRARAFVPDIADLVELVATRSQARRLNLIGFSCGGPLLAEALALLRARHPDEDPDALQRRYRIANAIFVAADVDLQTFARSHLPALRDLSRRTEVYLSENDGALWFAALLARASRIGRPRFEELEREELETLASDERLVGIDVAGVPGPHELGGMRGHGYWVANPWISTDVLLSMIYPFDPAWRGLEHGPGRGLWTFPDDYPERVGAAVYEAAPELRRSDRLAPPHSSSR